The Dioscorea cayenensis subsp. rotundata cultivar TDr96_F1 chromosome 7, TDr96_F1_v2_PseudoChromosome.rev07_lg8_w22 25.fasta, whole genome shotgun sequence genome includes a region encoding these proteins:
- the LOC120265660 gene encoding uncharacterized protein LOC120265660: MEPPARPAMARRLLARLLLFGVIALIVRFAYVVSVRGASCIGSADFCFFSSPDSVAVAAAGVTSGAAFVRVSGDVSGSSPALRDLWSSRDWRKAVDFYSAAFQRLETEGFVAKFSKTLCVGSAVGHEVLALKEIGVSDSIGISRSRAPPLVVSGNLFRQPFKNGIFDFVFAGSVLESSQRPVDLASELARTMKPEGFLVIHTASAADVYSLHSLLDLFPSFRLMRSHEVDGPDASKKLREIVLQKQDGSEMENSHLNSDGGSVSKCLVPEHKQRILNEAEPLIQEEPLKPWLTLKKNLKNVKYLPTMADISFKRRYLYIDVGARSYGSSIGSWFKKQYPKQNRTFEVYAIEADRSFHEEYATKKGVNLLPYAAWVRNETLTFEINHNPDQKADEKGGRGMGRIKPAEGSSDNLGSGDVHSIHGFDFAEWLKSTATERDFVVVKMDIEGTEFDLVPRLFETGAICLIDELFLECHYNRWQRCCPGQRSPKYKNTYGQCMELFSTLRDSGVLVHQWW; the protein is encoded by the coding sequence ATGGAGCCGCCGGCGAGGCCGGCAATGGCTCGGCGCCTTCTGGCAAGGCTACTACTGTTTGGCGTGATCGCTCTCATTGTTCGCTTTGCGTACGTTGTCTCGGTCCGTGGCGCTTCCTGCATCGGCTCCGCTGACTTctgcttcttctcctccccGGACTCCGTCGCCGTTGCTGCTGCTGGTGTTACCAGTGGCGCCGCCTTTGTCCGTGTCTCCGGCGATGTCTCGGGATCCTCTCCGGCGCTGCGTGATCTTTGGAGTAGTCGTGACTGGCGTAAGGCTGTTGATTTCTACTCCGCCGCGTTTCAGAGACTTGAAACTGAGGGTTTTGTTGCTAAATTCTCGAAGACGCTCTGCGTAGGCTCCGCCGTCGGGCATGAGGTCCTGGCCTTGAAGGAGATCGGCGTCTCTGATTCCATTGGCATCTCTCGCTCCCGCGCCCCGCCGCTCGTCGTCTCCGGTAATCTCTTTCGCCAGCCGTTTAAAAATGGGATCTTCGACTTCGTCTTCGCGGGGAGTGTTTTGGAGAGTTCCCAGCGCCCGGTGGATCTCGCATCGGAGCTCGCAAGGACGATGAAACCCGAAGGGTTTCTCGTGATCCACACTGCCTCCGCTGCAGATGTCTACAGCCTTCACTCCCTTCTCGACCTCTTCCCCTCCTTCCGCCTGATGCGCTCCCACGAAGTAGATGGCCCAGACGCCTCTAAAAAGCTCCGAGAGATCGTTCTCCAGAAGCAAGACGGTAGCGAGATGGAGAATTCCCACCTGAATTCCGATGGTGGTTCCGTGAGCAAGTGCTTGGTTCCAGAGCACAAGCAACGAATTTTGAATGAGGCTGAGCCACTGATCCAAGAGGAGCCGTTGAAGCCCTGGCTTACGTTGAAGAAAAACCTCAAGAATGTGAAGTACTTGCCAACCATGGCGGACATTAGCTTCAAGAGAAGGTATTTGTACATTGATGTTGGTGCCCGGAGCTATGGCTCTAGCATTGGGAGCTGGTTCAAAAAGCAGTACCCAAAGCAAAATCGCACCTTTGAGGTATATGCAATAGAAGCAGACCGCTCTTTCCATGAGGAATATGCTACTAAGAAAGGTGTTAATTTACTTCCTTATGCTGCTTGGGTGAGAAACGAGACATTGACATTTGAGATCAATCACAATCCTGATCAGAAAGCAGACGAGAAAGGCGGCCGGGGAATGGGCCGGATTAAGCCTGCAGAAGGTTCTTCTGATAATTTGGGGTCAGGCGACGTGCATTCAATTCACGGTTTTGATTTTGCAGAGTGGCTGAAGAGCACTGCAACAGAGAGGGACTTTGTAGTTGTGAAGATGGATATCGAGGGAACGGAGTTTGATCTCGTGCCGAGGCTGTTTGAGACTGGAGCTATTTGCTTGATAGATGAGTTGTTTCTTGAGTGCCATTATAATCGGTGGCAGAGGTGTTGCCCAGGGCAGAGATCACCGAAGTATAAGAATACATATGGACAGTGCATGGAGCTTTTCTCAACACTCAGGGATAGCGGGGTGCTTGTTCATCAATGGTGGTAA